One region of Astyanax mexicanus isolate ESR-SI-001 chromosome 15, AstMex3_surface, whole genome shotgun sequence genomic DNA includes:
- the mfsd13a gene encoding transmembrane protein 180 produces the protein MGKRVWSFYLGVSTAVLYGSLSLFVSILHNVFLLYYVDTFVSVYKIDKVSFWVGETVFLIWNSLNDPLFGWLSDRSFLSSPQSGSQISAPEVVLKRLQSLSRNGPLFALSFLAFWVAWAHPGLQFILCLCLYDGFLTLVDLNHNALLADLAVSANDRTRLNFHSSLFSALGSLSVFLSYSFWDKEDFTSFRFFCVTLAALSMVGFAVVSRLLRLRFQKEVQSHTNEEELLKGLCVGQAPLAPTEKPVTLGEYLKQLSRHRNFMWFVSMNLVQVFHCHFNNNFFPLFLEHLLSDQISASTGSFLLGISYIAPHLNNLYFLTLCRKLGVYQVVHWLFILKLGLSIAMLLAGADHVYLLCLFIASNRVFTEGTCKLLNLVITDLVDEDFVINRRQHAASALLFGMVALVTKPGQTFAPLIGTWLLCVYTGYDIFQRDPIKDSVAAVAVSDAESPVPLRQGCFYLLVFVPITCALLQLLVWSRFTLHSRRLQSIKAQRQGAHHGHLLDVKAI, from the exons ATGGGAAAGAGAGTGTGGAGTTTTTACCTGGGTGTCTCCACAGCTGTGCTGTATGGCTCCCTGTCCCTGTTTGTCTCCATCCTTCATAATGTCTTTTTGCTTTATTATGTGGACACTTTTGTGTCTGTGTACAAGATCGACAAAGTCTCCTTCTGGGTTGGTGAG ACTGTGTTTCTGATATGGAATAGCCTGAATGACCCCCTGTTTGGTTGGCTAAGTGACCGCTCCTTCCTTAGCTCTCCTCA GTCTGGATCTCAGATCTCCGCTCCAGAGGTGGTGCTAAAGCGGCTACAGTCTCTCTCCAGGAATGGGCCACTTTTTGCCCTTTCCTTCCTGGCTTTCTGGGTGGCTTGGGCCCATCCTGGTCTGCAGTTTATCCTCTGCCTGTGCCTTTACGACGGTTTCCTCACGCTGGTGGACCTGAACCATAATGCCCTGCTGGCTGACCTGGCCGTGTCTGCAAATGATCGCACACGCCTCAACTTCCACAGCTCCCTGTTCAGCGCACTGGGGTCCCTGTCTGTTTTCCTCTCCTACTCTTTTTGGGACAAGGAGGATTTTACATCTTTTAGATTCTTCTGCGTGACATTGGCTGCCCTGTCTATGGTGGGCTTTGCTGTGGTGTCTCGTCTGCTACGCCTTAGGTTCCAGAAGGAGGTTCAGTCACACACGAATGAAGAGGAATTACTCAAAGG ACTGTGTGTTGGCCAAGCCCCTCTTGCACCAACAGAGAAGCCTGTCACACTTGGAGAGTATCTAAAGCAGCTTTCCCGCCACAGGAACTTTATGTGGTTTGTTTCAATGAACCTTGTACAG GTATTTCACTGCCACTTCAACAATAACTTTTTTCCTCTGTTCCTGGAACACCTCTTATCAGACCAAATCTCTGCATCCACTGGTTCATTTCTGCTGG GCATCTCTTACATAGCTCCCCATCTCAACAACCTTTATTTTCTGACATTGTGTCGAAAACTGGGAGTCTACCAGGTTGTGCATTGGCTTTTTATATTGAAACTGGGCCTTAGTATAGCGATGCTGTTGGCAGGAGCAGACCATGTTTATCTTCTCTGCCTGTTTATTGCCAG TAACCGAGTGTTTACAGAGGGGACCTGTAAGCTGTTGAACTTGGTCATAACGGACCTGGTTGATGAAGACTTCGTTATCAACCGCCGACAGCATGCagcctcagcactgctatttggCATGGTTGCCTTGGTAACAAAACCTGGCCAGACCTTTGCCCCCCTAATTGGCACCTGGCTACTGTGTGTGTACACAG gTTATGACATCTTTCAAAGAGACCCTATTAAGGATTCTGTGGCAGCTGTGGCTGTCTCAGATGCTGAGAGCCCTGTTCCGCTGCGTCAGGGCTGCTTTTACCTACTGGTGTTTGTGCCCATCACCTGTGCTCTGCTGCAGCTACTGGTCTGGTCACGTTTCACCCTCCACAGTCGCAGATTACAGAGCATCAAAGCCCAGAGACAGGGTGCCCACCATGGTCATCTCCTTGACGTGAAGGCCATCTGA